The sequence below is a genomic window from Desulfobacterales bacterium.
ATACGAGAATGTGCAGGAACTGAACATAGAACTTGAAAATGAAGACTACAGGGGGGATCTTTTAAAAGGTTTGGGCGATTATTTTGATTTTATAAAATCACACTATCCGCATTTAAAAAGTTATCATAAAAACATGATACCTTTTATCAATATGTATCATTCAAATTGTGGGAAAAAGATTGGCATAGTGGGACTAAATTCAGCCTGGATGTGCAGAAAATCGCCAGATGAAAAGACTATTGCTATAGGTGAATTCCAGGTTAAGACGGCTCTGCAGGAACTTAAAAAAATGGGCAGACCGGACCAGCAAATAAATCTTTTTCACCATCCTTTGAGCTGGCTGTGGGCGACGGACCGAAATAGGTGTCGTACATACTTTAACAATACAGTTTTGCTTACAGGCCATTTACATGATGTTCATGGTGGATATGTTGAGGATCTCGACGGGAGTTTGTTTGAGTTTCAAGCAGGTGGTGCATATTTAGGATCCGAGGAGTCATGGCCAAGCCGTTTTCATTATATTACATTTGATTGGGATAATAACCAAATAAGACTCGACTTTAGAAGGTTTGTAAAAGACAAG
It includes:
- a CDS encoding metallophosphoesterase, whose product is MAHKDAFQILHISDLHINDDKKEKFGRSLVLDPLIERVKQDKQKGIQPEIVVVTGDVAYKGVMSEYELAKVFFDELLSGLNLSDERLFIVPGNHDVNRNKYRPKDIPAYENVQELNIELENEDYRGDLLKGLGDYFDFIKSHYPHLKSYHKNMIPFINMYHSNCGKKIGIVGLNSAWMCRKSPDEKTIAIGEFQVKTALQELKKMGRPDQQINLFHHPLSWLWATDRNRCRTYFNNTVLLTGHLHDVHGGYVEDLDGSLFEFQAGGAYLGSEESWPSRFHYITFDWDNNQIRLDFRRFVKDKRKWSVDGETGDDGKKSFNMSRKEKRTVVSGATTPQIPETYCHWINECCAY